Proteins from a genomic interval of Cucumis melo cultivar AY chromosome 7, USDA_Cmelo_AY_1.0, whole genome shotgun sequence:
- the LOC103487585 gene encoding uncharacterized protein At4g08330, chloroplastic: protein MRQSPVFGDDYAHGTHIQSFSSASLFPSSSRRDVYYSCGACGYELNLSSINRNTSTIGSKYGKSIKRGIISFLNIDESRFTQVDELQCVPHFSKNSWGLFRRRIKLLCRKCGNYIGNAHSNHTASSPLVSDGSDSSSLPNEVSRCMKYEVKIRALQPSSSNEFEPSII, encoded by the exons ATGAGGCAGTCGCCGGTCTTCGGAGACGATTACGCCCATGGAACTCACATCCAATCCTTCTCCTCAGCTTCGCTTTTCCCTTCTTCTTCCCGCAGAGATGTTTATTACAG CTGTGGGGCTTGTGGATACGAACTGAACTTGAGCTCTATTAACCGCAACACATCGACCATTGGCTCTAAATATGGTAAATCGATAAAGCGAGGGATCATATCATTTCTAAACATCGACGAAAGCAGATTTACACAGGTTGATGAACTTCAATGTGTGCCTCATTTCTCAAAAAACTCTTGGGGTCTGTTTCGCCGAAGAATCAAACTACTGTGTCGAAAGTGTGGAAACTATATTGGAAACGCTCACAGCAACCATACTGCCTCCTCACCACTTGTTTCAGATGGATCAGATTCATCATCCTTGCCCAATGAAGTCTCAAGGTGCATGAAATATGAAGTAAAAATTCGTGCTTTACAGCCTTCATCTTCCAACGAATTTGAGCCATCGATTATTTAA